One genomic window of Nocardioides daphniae includes the following:
- the ppdK gene encoding pyruvate, phosphate dikinase — MTWVTDFAAGNKDQKDLLGGKGANLAEMTNLGLPVPPGFTISTEACRAYLAEGGDPEGLQDEIAEQLAALETAMGRRLGDEADPLLVSVRSGAKFSMPGMMETVLNVGLNDASVRGLAARSNDERFAYDSYRRLVQMFGGTVMGVESEHFHDALDALKTERGTEADLDLDADDLRGLVETFKAIIREHTGHDFPQDPRQQLDQAIHAVFNSWNTDRAVLYRRQERIPEDLGTAVNVQAMVFGNGGMTSGSGVAFTRDPASGDQGVYGDYLQNAQGEDVVAGIRNTVSLADFAQVDRKSHDELLAIMATLENHYRDMCDIEFTVEDGKLWMLQTRVGKRTPEAAFRIAIHMVDEGLIDMDEAVRRVTGAQLASLMFPRFDATAERTLLAKGMNASPGAAVGRAVFDWRTAVEWAERGEDVILVRKETSPEDLHGMVVAQGILTSRGGKTSHAAVVARGMGRTCVCGAEALDVDTKSGQFTVRGGVTVREGDVISIDGSTGEVFAGAVPVTPSAVVRHFEGEEVVGDPLVDAVARIVAHADSTRRLMVRTNADTADDAARARRFGAQGIGLCRTEHMFLGDRRQLVEDLIVAEDAAGQTEALAALGPLQRGDFEEILTAMDGLPVTIRLIDPPLHEFLPDITDLSVSLALADTKGHRKKHERKLLDAVQRLHEQNPMLGLRGVRLGIVIPGLFEMQARAILEAAAACVRRGGDPRPEIMVPLVGSVRELDLIRGRIEQVADEVQADLGQEIDYKVGTMIELPRAALTADEIARSAQFFSFGTNDLTQMTWGFSRDDVEAAFFSTYIEHGVFGISPFETLDVEGVGQLVRTAAERGRAANPDLHLGVCGEHGGDPHSIHFFDEVGLDYVSCSPFRVPIARLEAARAHLMKG, encoded by the coding sequence ATGACGTGGGTGACTGACTTCGCGGCCGGCAACAAGGACCAGAAGGACCTCCTGGGTGGCAAGGGGGCAAACCTGGCGGAGATGACGAACCTGGGGCTGCCCGTCCCACCGGGGTTCACGATCTCGACGGAGGCCTGCCGCGCCTACCTGGCCGAGGGCGGTGACCCCGAGGGTCTCCAGGACGAGATCGCCGAGCAGCTGGCCGCGCTCGAGACCGCCATGGGACGCCGTCTCGGCGACGAGGCCGACCCGCTGCTGGTCAGCGTGCGCTCCGGCGCGAAGTTCTCGATGCCCGGCATGATGGAGACCGTCCTCAACGTCGGCCTCAACGACGCCTCGGTCCGCGGCCTGGCCGCGCGCAGCAACGACGAGCGGTTCGCGTACGACTCCTACCGCCGCCTCGTGCAGATGTTCGGCGGCACCGTGATGGGGGTGGAGTCGGAGCACTTCCACGACGCCCTCGACGCGCTGAAGACCGAGCGCGGCACGGAGGCCGACCTCGACCTCGACGCCGACGACCTGCGCGGCCTCGTGGAGACCTTCAAGGCGATCATCCGCGAGCACACCGGCCACGACTTCCCCCAGGACCCGCGCCAGCAGCTCGACCAGGCCATCCACGCCGTCTTCAACTCGTGGAACACCGACCGCGCCGTCCTCTACCGCCGCCAGGAGCGGATCCCCGAGGACCTCGGCACCGCCGTCAACGTGCAGGCGATGGTCTTCGGCAACGGCGGCATGACCTCGGGCTCGGGCGTCGCCTTCACTCGTGACCCCGCCTCCGGCGACCAGGGCGTCTACGGCGACTACCTGCAGAACGCCCAGGGCGAGGACGTCGTCGCGGGCATCCGCAACACTGTGTCCCTGGCCGACTTCGCCCAGGTCGACCGGAAGTCGCACGACGAGCTACTCGCGATCATGGCGACGCTCGAGAACCACTACCGCGACATGTGCGACATCGAGTTCACCGTCGAGGACGGCAAGCTCTGGATGCTGCAGACGCGCGTGGGCAAGCGCACCCCCGAGGCGGCCTTCCGGATCGCCATCCACATGGTCGACGAGGGCCTGATCGACATGGACGAGGCCGTACGCCGCGTCACCGGCGCCCAGCTCGCCTCGCTGATGTTCCCGCGCTTCGACGCCACCGCCGAGCGCACCCTGCTCGCCAAGGGCATGAACGCCTCCCCCGGCGCCGCCGTCGGTCGCGCGGTCTTCGACTGGCGCACCGCGGTCGAGTGGGCCGAGCGCGGCGAGGACGTCATCCTCGTCCGCAAGGAGACCTCGCCCGAGGACCTGCACGGCATGGTCGTGGCCCAGGGCATCCTGACCAGCCGTGGCGGCAAGACCTCGCACGCCGCCGTCGTGGCGCGCGGCATGGGCCGCACCTGCGTCTGTGGCGCCGAGGCGCTCGACGTCGACACCAAGAGCGGCCAGTTCACGGTCCGCGGCGGCGTCACGGTCCGTGAGGGCGACGTCATCTCGATCGACGGCTCGACCGGCGAGGTCTTCGCCGGCGCCGTCCCGGTGACCCCCTCGGCCGTGGTGCGCCACTTCGAGGGTGAGGAGGTCGTCGGCGACCCGCTCGTGGACGCCGTGGCCCGCATCGTCGCCCACGCCGACAGCACCCGGCGTCTCATGGTCCGCACCAACGCCGACACCGCCGACGACGCGGCCCGCGCGCGCCGCTTCGGCGCCCAAGGCATCGGCCTGTGCCGCACCGAGCACATGTTCCTCGGCGACCGGCGCCAGCTGGTCGAGGACCTGATCGTGGCGGAGGACGCTGCTGGTCAGACCGAGGCGCTCGCCGCCCTCGGCCCCCTCCAGCGGGGAGACTTCGAGGAGATCCTCACGGCGATGGACGGCCTGCCGGTCACCATCCGCCTCATCGACCCGCCGCTGCACGAGTTCCTGCCCGACATCACCGACCTGTCGGTGAGCCTGGCGCTGGCCGACACCAAGGGCCACCGCAAGAAGCACGAGCGCAAGCTGCTCGACGCGGTCCAGCGGCTGCACGAGCAGAACCCGATGCTGGGCCTGCGCGGCGTACGCCTGGGCATCGTCATCCCTGGCCTCTTCGAGATGCAGGCCCGGGCGATCCTCGAGGCAGCGGCTGCCTGCGTCCGCCGGGGCGGCGACCCGCGCCCGGAGATCATGGTCCCGCTGGTCGGGTCGGTGCGCGAGCTCGACCTCATCCGTGGCCGGATCGAGCAGGTGGCCGACGAGGTCCAGGCCGACCTCGGCCAGGAGATCGACTACAAGGTCGGCACGATGATCGAGCTGCCGCGCGCGGCGTTGACGGCCGACGAGATCGCCCGTTCGGCGCAGTTCTTCTCGTTCGGCACCAACGACCTCACCCAGATGACGTGGGGCTTCTCGCGCGACGACGTCGAGGCCGCCTTCTTCTCGACCTACATCGAGCACGGCGTCTTCGGGATCTCCCCCTTCGAAACCCTGGACGTGGAGGGTGTCGGCCAGCTCGTCCGCACGGCCGCCGAGCGGGGCCGGGCGGCCAACCCCGACCTGCACCTGGGAGTCTGCGGCGAGCACGGAGGCGACCCGCACTCGATCCACTTCTTCGACGAGGTCGGCCTCGACTACGTGTCGTGCTCGCCCTTCCGGGTGCCGATCGCGCGCCTCGAGGCGGCACGTGCCCACCTGATGAAGGGCTGA
- a CDS encoding electron transfer flavoprotein subunit beta/FixA family protein: MNIVVCVKYVPDATADRQFESDNTVDRVGVDGLLSELDEYAVEQALQIKEKRDGEEITVTALCVGPEKGVDAVRKALQMGADKGVHVVDDAIAGSDAIATSLVLAKAIEKVGPADLVVTGMASTDAGMSVVPAMLSERLGLPQVTQAAVVETQGDQVRIKRDGDAATEVIGGTMPLVLSVTDQSGEARYPSFKGIMAAKKKPLETLSLSDLGVDAGQVGLAAAWTAVEDTAARPPRTAGEIVKDEDGSGATALVEFLASKKFI, translated from the coding sequence ATGAACATTGTTGTCTGCGTGAAGTACGTCCCCGACGCCACTGCCGATCGGCAGTTCGAGTCGGACAACACCGTCGACCGAGTGGGCGTCGACGGTCTTCTGTCAGAGCTCGACGAGTACGCGGTCGAGCAGGCTCTCCAGATCAAGGAGAAGCGCGACGGTGAGGAGATCACCGTGACTGCGCTGTGCGTGGGCCCGGAGAAGGGCGTGGACGCTGTCCGCAAGGCCCTCCAGATGGGCGCCGACAAGGGCGTCCACGTGGTCGACGACGCGATCGCCGGCTCCGACGCGATCGCCACCTCGCTCGTCCTCGCCAAGGCCATCGAGAAGGTCGGCCCCGCCGACCTCGTCGTCACCGGCATGGCCTCCACCGACGCCGGCATGAGCGTCGTCCCGGCCATGCTCTCCGAGCGCCTCGGCCTGCCGCAGGTCACCCAGGCCGCCGTCGTGGAGACCCAGGGCGACCAGGTCCGCATCAAGCGTGACGGCGACGCCGCCACCGAGGTCATCGGCGGCACCATGCCGCTGGTCCTCTCGGTGACCGACCAGTCCGGCGAGGCCCGCTACCCGTCCTTCAAGGGCATCATGGCGGCCAAGAAGAAGCCGCTCGAGACCCTGTCGCTGAGCGACCTCGGCGTCGACGCCGGCCAGGTCGGCCTCGCGGCTGCCTGGACGGCCGTCGAGGACACCGCCGCCCGCCCGCCGCGCACCGCCGGCGAGATCGTCAAGGACGAGGACGGCTCGGGCGCCACGGCGCTGGTCGAGTTCCTCGCCTCGAAGAAGTTCATCTGA
- a CDS encoding sensor histidine kinase has product MAADRVLLHQLLDNLVGNAVKYVAAGTRPRILVRSLLDGDGRVRVEVADNGLGIPDDQRARIFESLYRLDRPGYSGTGLGLAICARIVQRHGGVLRVEDGPGGTGSTFVLTLPAAD; this is encoded by the coding sequence GTGGCGGCCGACCGGGTCCTGCTGCACCAGCTGCTCGACAACCTGGTCGGCAACGCGGTGAAGTACGTGGCCGCCGGCACGCGACCCCGGATCCTCGTACGCAGCCTCCTCGACGGGGACGGCCGGGTGCGCGTCGAGGTCGCCGACAACGGCCTGGGCATCCCCGACGACCAGCGCGCCAGGATCTTCGAGAGCCTCTACCGGCTGGACCGGCCGGGCTACTCAGGGACCGGCCTGGGGCTCGCGATCTGTGCCCGCATCGTGCAGCGGCACGGCGGCGTGCTGCGCGTGGAGGACGGCCCCGGCGGGACCGGCAGCACCTTCGTCCTGACGCTCCCCGCGGCCGACTGA
- a CDS encoding NUDIX hydrolase, giving the protein MTLPPSLSTTRPGVARVWWPADLVDGGFREATSFVAALVARGLHDHGRVEAWIDPADETSQRVATWAGLQREGIVRGGHVEDGQHHDRIVYARLATDPPITEPGGFRALLNSFLPRKRAIGQMLMRDPDDRVLMCELTYKPDWDLPGGVLEVGESPATGVTREIDEECGIHVPAGRLLVTDWLPEWSGWDDALCLVFDGGVHDVDLPQRVTLEEREIRAVRFCTLDEVRANAAEFTARRVEAALASVPSGAAYTESGRPASSPHPH; this is encoded by the coding sequence GTGACCCTTCCGCCCAGCCTCTCCACCACGCGCCCGGGGGTGGCGCGTGTCTGGTGGCCGGCCGACCTCGTCGACGGCGGGTTCCGCGAGGCGACCAGCTTCGTCGCGGCGCTCGTCGCCCGGGGCCTGCACGACCACGGCCGTGTGGAGGCGTGGATCGACCCGGCCGACGAGACCTCCCAGCGCGTCGCCACCTGGGCAGGGCTGCAGCGCGAGGGCATCGTGCGCGGCGGCCACGTGGAGGACGGGCAGCACCATGACCGCATCGTGTACGCCCGCCTCGCCACCGACCCGCCGATCACCGAGCCGGGCGGCTTCCGGGCGCTGCTCAACTCCTTCCTCCCCCGCAAGCGCGCGATCGGGCAGATGCTCATGCGCGACCCGGACGACCGGGTCCTCATGTGCGAGCTCACCTACAAGCCCGACTGGGACCTCCCCGGTGGCGTGCTGGAGGTCGGCGAGTCGCCCGCCACCGGCGTCACCCGCGAGATCGACGAGGAGTGCGGCATCCACGTCCCGGCCGGGCGCCTCCTGGTCACCGACTGGCTCCCGGAGTGGAGCGGGTGGGACGACGCGTTGTGCCTGGTCTTCGACGGCGGCGTCCACGACGTCGACCTGCCCCAGCGGGTGACGCTGGAGGAGCGGGAGATCCGCGCCGTCCGCTTCTGCACCCTCGACGAGGTGCGTGCCAACGCCGCCGAGTTCACCGCGCGCCGCGTCGAAGCCGCGCTCGCGAGCGTGCCGTCGGGAGCTGCGTACACCGAGTCGGGTCGCCCCGCCTCGTCACCCCACCCCCACTGA
- a CDS encoding enoyl-CoA hydratase/isomerase family protein translates to MGEFVSLQVNDGVGTIRLDRPKMNALDKQVQEEIRAAALEATERDDVKAVVIWGGERVFAAGADVKEMAQMSHADMVKRSAGLQSSLGALTRIPKPVVAAINGYALGGGCELALCADVRFAADNAVLGQPEILLGIIPGAGGTQRLTRLVGPAKAKDLIFTGRFVKADEALAIGLVDRVVPADEVYTQAVEWASQFTTGATLALRAAKESIDRGIETDLETGLEIERQQFAALFATADRQIGMDSFVENGPGKAEFVGH, encoded by the coding sequence ATGGGTGAGTTCGTCAGTCTCCAGGTCAACGACGGGGTCGGGACCATCCGCCTCGACCGGCCGAAGATGAACGCCCTCGACAAGCAGGTGCAGGAGGAGATCCGCGCCGCAGCCCTCGAGGCGACCGAGCGTGACGACGTCAAGGCGGTGGTGATCTGGGGCGGCGAGCGCGTCTTCGCCGCCGGCGCCGACGTCAAGGAGATGGCCCAGATGTCGCACGCCGACATGGTCAAGCGCTCCGCCGGCCTGCAGTCCTCCCTCGGTGCCCTCACGCGCATCCCCAAGCCGGTCGTCGCCGCGATCAACGGCTACGCCCTGGGCGGCGGGTGCGAGCTCGCGCTCTGCGCCGACGTCCGCTTCGCGGCCGACAACGCGGTCCTGGGCCAGCCCGAGATCCTGCTCGGCATCATCCCGGGCGCGGGTGGCACCCAGCGGCTGACGCGCCTGGTCGGGCCGGCCAAGGCGAAGGACCTGATCTTCACCGGCCGGTTCGTCAAGGCCGACGAGGCGCTGGCCATCGGGCTGGTCGACCGCGTGGTCCCCGCCGACGAGGTCTACACCCAAGCCGTCGAGTGGGCCTCGCAGTTCACCACGGGGGCGACCCTGGCGCTGCGCGCGGCCAAGGAGTCGATCGACCGCGGCATCGAGACCGACCTCGAGACCGGCCTGGAGATCGAGCGTCAGCAGTTCGCGGCGCTCTTCGCCACCGCCGACCGTCAGATCGGCATGGATTCGTTCGTCGAGAACGGTCCGGGCAAGGCCGAGTTCGTCGGCCACTGA
- the nadD gene encoding nicotinate-nucleotide adenylyltransferase translates to MSAPRRVGVMGGTFDPIHHGHLVAASEVQAWFDLDEVVFVPTGDPWHKADREVSPAEDRYLMTVIATASNPRFRVSRVDIDRDGPTYTIDTLRDLKAKMPDAELYFITGADALADIFTWRDAAELFELARFVGCTRPGYEMDPSTLSAIPADRVTMVEIPALAISSTDCRLRTTRGEPVWYLVPDGVVQYIAKHHLYTDSAAGATEQKELP, encoded by the coding sequence TTGAGCGCCCCCCGACGGGTCGGGGTGATGGGTGGGACGTTCGATCCCATCCACCACGGCCACCTCGTGGCCGCCTCCGAGGTCCAGGCCTGGTTCGACCTCGACGAGGTCGTCTTCGTCCCGACCGGGGACCCGTGGCACAAGGCGGACCGTGAGGTGTCGCCGGCCGAGGACCGTTACCTGATGACGGTCATCGCCACCGCCTCCAACCCGCGCTTCCGCGTCTCGCGCGTGGACATCGACCGTGACGGTCCGACGTACACGATCGACACCCTGCGCGACCTGAAGGCGAAGATGCCGGACGCGGAGCTCTACTTCATCACCGGTGCCGACGCGCTGGCCGACATCTTCACCTGGCGCGACGCCGCGGAGCTCTTCGAGCTCGCCCGGTTCGTGGGCTGCACCCGGCCCGGCTACGAGATGGACCCCTCGACGTTGTCGGCGATTCCGGCCGATCGTGTGACCATGGTGGAGATCCCGGCGCTGGCCATCTCGTCGACCGACTGCCGTCTGCGCACCACGCGCGGCGAACCGGTCTGGTACCTCGTGCCCGACGGGGTCGTGCAGTACATCGCCAAGCACCACCTCTACACCGACTCCGCGGCGGGCGCCACGGAGCAGAAGGAACTCCCGTGA
- a CDS encoding MASE1 domain-containing protein, with protein MVAAARGDVLPSLAAAAVAAAAAWLFRLLVRGWSPSRSTPATAVARLAPFLSLAAASVVVALAENAATAAVLALTDGAVEWPVGLRWWRTLTGVFTLTATGQLVLAAMASSGVPRSGAVAGRRPLPARRVLEVVALLLLTLGLTAVTLQLFPDLPLAFLLFVPAAWVGVRFPPVAAASSAGAVGGATIAFTLAGRGLFSDLGSALVSVLVTQTFFVVLFTTTLVLSLLSTQLRTAEQRAQQRAQLLDRVMTASSSGVVLIDRDERVLLANRAGRQLLRLPRPPVTADQLGFGRLTRGDGTPLTPHEQPHRRALAGGTVTDEDLHLPDGTRTSVLRVTALPLGDEVLLTFADVTAELAHTTALQEFAGEVAHDLKNPLTVVEGWSEVLEGEFLEAGAVPSSSGLPMERRVRTAAARMSSLIDDLSSTGWRPTGSCCTSCSTTWSATR; from the coding sequence GTGGTCGCCGCGGCGCGCGGCGATGTCCTCCCCAGCCTCGCCGCTGCCGCGGTGGCGGCGGCAGCCGCCTGGCTCTTCCGACTCCTCGTACGCGGGTGGTCGCCCTCACGGAGCACGCCCGCCACCGCAGTCGCACGCCTCGCTCCGTTCCTCTCGCTGGCCGCCGCGTCCGTGGTGGTCGCCCTGGCGGAGAACGCGGCGACCGCGGCCGTGCTGGCGCTGACCGACGGAGCGGTGGAGTGGCCCGTCGGGCTGCGCTGGTGGCGGACCCTGACGGGCGTCTTCACGCTCACCGCGACGGGGCAGCTCGTGCTGGCGGCGATGGCGTCGTCCGGGGTGCCGCGCAGCGGAGCCGTGGCCGGACGGAGGCCCCTTCCCGCCCGACGGGTCCTCGAGGTCGTCGCCCTGCTGCTCCTCACGCTGGGCCTGACGGCCGTGACGCTGCAGCTCTTCCCCGACCTCCCCCTCGCGTTCCTGCTCTTCGTCCCGGCTGCCTGGGTCGGCGTCCGCTTCCCTCCGGTCGCCGCCGCGAGCAGCGCCGGCGCCGTGGGCGGGGCGACGATCGCCTTCACCCTCGCCGGCCGGGGGCTCTTCTCCGACCTCGGCTCCGCCCTGGTCTCCGTGCTCGTCACGCAGACCTTCTTCGTGGTGCTCTTCACCACGACACTGGTGCTGTCCCTGCTGAGCACGCAGCTGCGCACCGCGGAGCAGCGAGCCCAGCAGCGTGCCCAGCTCCTGGACCGGGTGATGACCGCCAGCAGCAGCGGCGTGGTGCTCATCGACCGGGACGAGCGTGTCCTGCTGGCCAACCGCGCGGGCCGCCAGCTGCTCAGGCTGCCCAGGCCCCCCGTCACGGCCGACCAGCTCGGCTTCGGGCGCTTGACGCGCGGCGACGGCACGCCCCTCACGCCCCACGAGCAGCCGCACCGTCGGGCGCTCGCCGGCGGCACCGTGACCGACGAGGACCTCCACCTGCCGGACGGCACGCGCACGTCCGTGCTCCGCGTCACCGCACTCCCGCTGGGCGACGAGGTGCTGCTGACCTTCGCCGACGTCACCGCGGAGCTCGCCCACACCACCGCGTTGCAGGAGTTCGCGGGCGAGGTCGCCCACGACCTCAAGAACCCGCTCACCGTGGTGGAGGGCTGGAGCGAGGTCCTCGAGGGCGAGTTCCTTGAGGCCGGGGCCGTGCCGTCGAGCAGCGGCCTGCCGATGGAACGCCGCGTACGGACCGCGGCCGCACGGATGAGCAGCCTCATCGACGACCTGTCCAGCACCGGGTGGCGGCCGACCGGGTCCTGCTGCACCAGCTGCTCGACAACCTGGTCGGCAACGCGGTGA
- a CDS encoding electron transfer flavoprotein subunit alpha/FixB family protein codes for MSEVLVVVDHVDGAVKKPTYELLALAARLGEPSAVFIGAAAEGDAVAEAVKGYGAEKVYVVDDAQIKGYLVAPKAEALEQLVAKTSPAAVLIPSSAEGKEVAARLAIKTSSGLITDAVDVQEGGVTTQSVFAGNFTVTAKVTQGTPIITVKPNSAAPVEKAGAGTVEQFDAVISDAAKTAQIVASQPRQSTGRPELTEAAIVVSGGRGTGGNFEPVENFADSMGAAVGASRAAVDSGWKPHTFQVGQTGKTVSPQLYVAAGISGAIQHRAGMQTSKTIIAVNKDEEAPLFELVDFGVVGDLHSVLPAATEQINARKG; via the coding sequence ATGTCTGAAGTTCTCGTTGTCGTCGACCACGTCGACGGCGCCGTCAAGAAGCCCACGTACGAGCTGCTCGCGCTCGCTGCCCGCCTCGGCGAGCCGTCGGCCGTCTTCATCGGTGCGGCCGCCGAGGGTGACGCCGTCGCGGAGGCCGTCAAGGGCTACGGCGCGGAGAAGGTCTACGTCGTCGACGACGCGCAGATCAAGGGCTACCTCGTGGCTCCCAAGGCCGAGGCCCTCGAGCAGCTGGTCGCCAAGACCAGCCCGGCCGCCGTGCTGATCCCGTCCAGCGCCGAGGGCAAGGAGGTCGCCGCACGCCTGGCGATCAAGACCTCGTCCGGCCTGATCACCGATGCGGTCGACGTGCAGGAGGGTGGCGTGACCACCCAGTCGGTCTTCGCCGGCAACTTCACCGTCACCGCCAAGGTCACCCAGGGCACGCCGATCATCACGGTCAAGCCCAACTCGGCCGCGCCGGTCGAGAAGGCCGGCGCCGGCACCGTCGAGCAGTTCGACGCCGTGATCTCCGACGCCGCCAAGACCGCCCAGATCGTGGCCTCGCAGCCGCGTCAGTCGACCGGTCGCCCCGAGCTCACCGAGGCCGCCATCGTGGTCTCCGGTGGTCGTGGCACCGGCGGCAACTTCGAGCCGGTGGAGAACTTCGCCGACTCGATGGGCGCCGCTGTCGGTGCCTCCCGTGCCGCCGTCGACTCCGGTTGGAAGCCGCACACCTTCCAGGTCGGCCAGACCGGCAAGACCGTGTCGCCGCAGCTCTACGTGGCCGCCGGCATCTCCGGTGCCATCCAGCACCGCGCCGGCATGCAGACCTCGAAGACCATCATCGCGGTCAACAAGGACGAGGAGGCCCCCCTCTTCGAGCTGGTCGACTTCGGTGTCGTGGGCGACCTGCACTCGGTCCTCCCGGCTGCCACCGAGCAGATCAACGCTCGCAAGGGCTGA
- a CDS encoding glutamate-5-semialdehyde dehydrogenase, with amino-acid sequence MSTSDVTAVALRAREASFELAVATRATKDAALHAMAQALLDQAPAILAANADDVARAEAGGTPPNIIDRLRLDEARLAAMADGMRDVAGLPDPVGVVLQGSTLANGLELRQVRVPFGVVGMIYEARPNVTADAAGICLKSGNAVLLRGSSSARSSNAAIVEALRTAVVTAGLPADVVQLVPGDTHDSVKELMRARGLVDVLIPRGGAGLIRSVVEESTVPVIETGVGNCHVYVDAGADLDKALAIVLNSKTHRTSVCNSAESLLVHSDIAGEFLPRVVEALQGAGVTIHGDDSFADFDWVVPATEEDYETEYLALDIAARVVDSLDEAVAHIRRWSSGHTDAIVTEDLSASRRFTAAVDSAAVMVNASTRFTDGGEFGFGAEIGISTQKLHARGPMGLPEMTSSKYVVTGDGHVR; translated from the coding sequence ATGAGCACGTCTGACGTCACCGCCGTAGCCCTGCGCGCCCGCGAGGCCAGCTTCGAGCTGGCCGTCGCCACCCGCGCGACCAAGGACGCCGCCCTGCACGCCATGGCACAGGCGCTGCTCGACCAGGCGCCGGCGATCCTGGCCGCGAACGCCGACGACGTGGCCCGTGCCGAGGCCGGTGGCACGCCGCCCAACATCATCGACCGCCTGCGGCTCGACGAGGCCCGCCTGGCGGCGATGGCCGACGGCATGCGTGACGTCGCCGGCCTGCCCGACCCGGTGGGCGTGGTGCTGCAGGGATCGACGCTCGCCAACGGACTCGAGCTGCGCCAGGTGCGCGTGCCCTTCGGCGTCGTCGGGATGATCTACGAGGCCCGCCCCAACGTGACGGCCGACGCCGCCGGCATCTGCCTCAAGTCCGGCAACGCCGTGCTGCTCCGCGGCTCCTCCAGCGCGCGCAGCTCCAACGCGGCGATCGTCGAGGCGCTGCGTACGGCCGTGGTCACCGCAGGCCTGCCTGCCGACGTGGTCCAGCTCGTGCCGGGGGACACCCACGACAGCGTCAAGGAGCTGATGCGCGCCCGGGGCCTGGTCGACGTGCTGATCCCGCGCGGTGGTGCCGGGCTGATCCGCTCGGTGGTCGAGGAGTCCACCGTGCCCGTCATCGAGACCGGCGTCGGCAACTGCCACGTCTACGTTGACGCGGGCGCCGACCTCGACAAGGCGCTGGCCATCGTCCTCAACTCCAAGACCCACCGCACCAGCGTCTGCAACTCCGCCGAGTCGCTGCTCGTGCACTCCGACATCGCCGGCGAGTTCCTGCCGCGCGTCGTGGAGGCGCTGCAGGGGGCCGGCGTGACGATCCACGGAGACGACTCCTTCGCCGACTTCGACTGGGTCGTGCCGGCCACGGAGGAGGACTACGAGACCGAGTACCTCGCGCTCGACATCGCCGCGCGGGTCGTCGACTCGCTCGACGAGGCAGTGGCCCACATCCGCCGCTGGTCGAGCGGCCACACCGACGCGATCGTCACCGAGGACCTCTCCGCGAGCCGGCGTTTCACGGCTGCCGTCGACTCGGCCGCGGTCATGGTCAACGCCTCGACCCGCTTCACCGACGGTGGTGAGTTCGGCTTCGGGGCCGAGATCGGGATCAGCACGCAGAAGCTGCACGCGCGCGGTCCGATGGGCCTGCCCGAGATGACGTCGAGCAAGTACGTCGTCACGGGTGACGGGCACGTCCGCTGA
- a CDS encoding tetratricopeptide repeat protein, with protein sequence MSQQPFSRPGAYDLSALKRQAPPSAPSGQPASGAATGGGGGGVGGGTAYSVPADEQNFQAVLEASMTAPVLLVFFSAARMPESADLAEDMTTLADEFEGRFLVATVDVDAVPQIAQAMQIPSIPIVVAVVDGRPMPLFQDVAPIDQLRTALTQVAQQLTTQGITGRHQPRSTVVADEAGVPAVDPRYAAAQDALGEGDIDRAVAEYQKLVDANPADTEAAAGLAMAKLLQRTRGVDLQEARRAAADAPDDLDAQIMVADLDMLGGHVEDAFNRLVEAVRRTSGDERTKVRDHLVALFGAVGNDDPRVLRGRQNLASALF encoded by the coding sequence ATGAGCCAGCAGCCGTTCTCCCGTCCCGGTGCCTACGACCTCTCCGCGCTGAAGCGTCAGGCTCCTCCCAGCGCTCCCTCCGGCCAGCCCGCCAGCGGTGCGGCGACCGGTGGCGGTGGTGGCGGTGTCGGGGGAGGCACGGCCTACTCGGTGCCGGCCGACGAGCAGAACTTCCAGGCCGTGCTCGAGGCGTCGATGACGGCTCCCGTCCTGCTGGTCTTCTTCTCCGCGGCCCGCATGCCGGAGAGCGCCGACCTGGCCGAGGACATGACGACGCTGGCCGACGAGTTCGAGGGCCGCTTCCTCGTCGCGACCGTCGACGTCGACGCCGTGCCGCAGATCGCCCAGGCCATGCAGATCCCGAGCATCCCGATCGTGGTCGCCGTCGTGGACGGTCGTCCGATGCCGCTCTTCCAGGACGTCGCGCCGATCGACCAGCTGCGCACCGCCCTCACCCAGGTCGCCCAGCAGCTCACCACCCAGGGCATCACCGGGCGCCACCAGCCCCGCAGCACCGTCGTGGCCGACGAGGCGGGCGTCCCCGCGGTCGACCCGCGCTACGCCGCCGCCCAGGACGCGCTCGGCGAGGGCGACATCGACCGCGCCGTGGCCGAGTACCAGAAACTGGTCGACGCCAACCCCGCCGACACCGAGGCGGCGGCCGGGCTCGCGATGGCCAAGTTGCTCCAGCGCACCCGCGGCGTCGACCTGCAGGAGGCCCGCCGCGCTGCCGCGGACGCGCCCGACGACCTCGACGCCCAGATCATGGTGGCCGACCTCGACATGCTGGGCGGCCACGTCGAGGACGCCTTCAACCGTCTGGTCGAGGCCGTACGCCGCACGTCCGGCGACGAGCGTACGAAGGTGCGCGACCACCTCGTCGCGCTCTTCGGCGCCGTCGGCAACGACGACCCGCGCGTGCTGCGCGGGCGCCAGAACCTGGCCTCCGCGCTCTTCTGA